A genomic region of Papaver somniferum cultivar HN1 chromosome 7, ASM357369v1, whole genome shotgun sequence contains the following coding sequences:
- the LOC113298868 gene encoding phosphoserine aminotransferase 2, chloroplastic-like, with product MAMAATSSNSLLLKNPNLHSNGFSLKNPTTKLTFPSSHFTAQSRLNKSMSITCAATQSKDLSTNNSTTPSQDRVFNFAAGPATLPENVLQKAESELVNWRNSGMSVMEMSHRGKDFVSIIEKAESDLRTLLNIPSDYAVLFLQGGATTQFASIPLNLCNPNDSVDYIVTGSWGDKAFKEAQKYCKPNVIWSGKSEKYTKIPSFDDLKQNPDAKYLHICANETIHGVEFKDYPTPKNKDGILIADMSSNFCSKPVDVSKFGIIYAGAQKNVGPSGVTIVIIRKDLIGNAQDITPVMLDYKIHAENNSLYNTPPCYGIYMCGLVFEDLVNQGGLVEVEKRNMKKAEILYNAIDGSGGFYRCPVEKSVRSLMNVPFTLEKSELEAELIKEATKEKMVQLKGHRSVGGMRASIYNAMPLAGVEKLVTFMKDFQSRHA from the coding sequence ATGGCAATGGCAGCAACATCTTCAAACTCGCttcttctcaaaaaccctaatcttCACTCAAATGGGTTCTCGCTAAAAAACCCAACAACCAAACTCACCTTCCCATCTAGCCATTTCACAGCTCAATCTCGTTTAAACAAATCAATGTCAATCACCTGTGCAGCAACTCAATCTAAAGAtctctcaacaaacaattcaaCAACCCCATCTCAAGATCGAGTTTTCAATTTCGCAGCAGGACCAGCAACTCTTCCCGAAAATGTTTTACAGAAAGCTGAATCTGAACTTGTCAATTGGAGAAATTCTGGGATGAGCGTTATGGAAATGAGTCACAGAGGTAAAGATTTCGTTTCGATTATTGAAAAAGCTGAATCAGATCTACGAACCCTATTgaatattccttcagattatgCTGTTCTGTTCTTACAAGGAGGTGCAACTACCCAGTTTGCTTCTATTCCTTTGAACCTTTGTAACCCTAATGACTCAGTTGATTATATTGTTACTGGATCTTGGGGTGATAAAGCTTTCAAAGAAGCTCAAAAGTATTGTAAACCTAATGTGATTTGGTCTGGGAAATCTGAAAAGTATACAAAAATTCCATCTTTTGATGATTTGAAACAAAACCCAGATGCTAAGTATTTGCATATTTGTGCCAATGAGACTATTCATGGTGTTGAGTTCAAAGATTATCCAACACCCAAGAACAAGGATGGGATTTTGATTGCAGACATGTCTTCTAATTTCTGTTCTAAACCTGTTGATGTATCCAAATTTGGGATAATCTATGCCGGGGCACAGAAAAATGTTGGTCCATCAGGGGTTACTATTGTGATTATTAGGAAGGATCTTATTGGTAATGCACAAGATATTACACCAGTGATGCTTGATTATAAGATCCATGCTGAAAACAATTCATTGTATAATACTCCACCCTGTTATGGAATTTATATGTGTGGATTGGTCTTTGAGGACCTCGTGAACCAAGGGGGTTTGGTTGAGGTTGAGAAGAGAAATATGAAGAAAGCAGAGATTCTTTATAATGCTATTGATGGAAGTGGAGGGTTTTATAGATGCCCAGTTGAGAAATCAGTTAGATCGTTGATGAATGTACCATTTACTTTGGAGAAGTCAGAGCTAGAAGCTGAGCTCATCAAGGAAGCTACCAAAGAAAAGATGGTTCAGTTGAAGGGTCATAGATCAGTCGGAGGAATGCGAGCTTCCATCTATAATGCAATGCCGTTAGCAGGAGTTGAGAAATTGGTTACTTTTATGAAGGATTTCCAGTCTAGGCATGCTTGA